TGATGCTCTTCTCCAGCTGTGTTCTGCGAAGCCCTCTATATCTACCACACCATTTGCAAGGAAGGGGTTCAACTCCCCATAATCTTCAACTTCTCTTTCTTGATCACTCTCAATTAGTTTTGTGTTGATACCCATGTTTCTGTCATGAGCAATTTGGCCTGAAGTTGTGACACAGATGTGGTTGTCCATCCCATTATCATCAAATGCCAGTGAAGAGAATGAAGTAGGGCCCTCCTGCCCCAGAGAGCTGTATGATGAATATCCTCTATCATACGAAGAAAAGCTCTCCCAAGCTGGCCATTCACTGGGGGTGGAGAAAAAGGGTTCTGCGCCTGTGCTTCTGCTTCCATAGGAGCTTCTTGGAACCTTTAAAAGTTCCtcaaatgaatcttcaaaaaagtgaaatgaaaatggatcccttttaccaaatatttctttgaaaacatcaTCTGGCTTATGAAATGTGAAACTGTGCTCACATTCATCATCAAAATGACTTCTGTCTTCACTATTTAATCCTTCTTTGCCATATTTATCATAAATGTCCCGCTTTTCATCATTTGATAATACCTCATATGCCTCGGCTACttctttgaattttctctctgcttcttctttattttctgggTTTTTATCAGGGTGCCATTTAAGTGCCACTTTATGATAAGCTTTTTTAATGTCCTCGGGTGAAGCATATCTCTGCACTCCTAGAACTTCATAGTAATCCATCATGCTTTAACAGCTTACTGGAAGCAAgtgtgctggtggtggtggtagaaGCAGTGACTGCAGATAGGCACATGTTAAACTGAGGACAGTATTCTCTTGGGCCCTGCTAGGAGATGTCTGAATACTCAGTATGTGGCAAGCAGAGTTACAAGCTATGTCAGAGGTGGCTGCATTGTGGTGTCAttccagggtgggggagggactggACCTTCCAAATGGAGCTTGTCCAGAGCGACCCCAACCCATCCTGGATCCTCTGGATCATTTCCCCTATGTTTCCCTGGGAGCCTCAGACAGTGCCTCATACCAGTGAGAAGTATTGCTAATGCCACTGTATCAACTTATGTCATATGACCGTGAGCCTTAGTTACTTTCCAGCTCTTCCATGTGTTAATGAATTATGTGAAAAAAATTCAGTTAGTTGATGTGTTTATTACAGTTAAGAGagttcaggctggcgccgtggctcacttagctaatcctccgcctgcggtgccggcaccccgggttttagtcccggttggggtgccggatcctgtcccagttgctcctcttccagtccagctctctgctgtggcccgggagtgcagtggaggatggcccaagtgcttgggccctgcacccgcatgggagaccaggaggaagcacctggctcctggcttcagatcggcacagtagcggccatttagggggtgaaccaacggtaaaggaagacctttctctctgtctctctctctctcattgtctagctttgcctgtcaaaaaaaaaaaaaaaaaaaaaaaaaaaagttcagtagGAGATAGAAACATCTCAGTCACAGTATACTAAGGACTGTGATAGGGAAAGCCCTGAATGCTAAAGAATCATGGGACAGACAACCTGGCTAGACAAGGGGTGCCAGGGAATACATGCTTCCCAGAGGAAGTAGTCTATTGTGCAGGCTTTCTGCGTGCCAGTGGGTAGTCATTAGAGAAGATAACTTTGCCCCcctacagttttttaaattttatttatttttttgaaagagctcccatccatgaattcactccccaaatgtccgcaagaGCTGAGGATGGGCCTggaccaaagccaagggccaggaataTAATCcacatctcccttgtgggtggcagaaaaaCAGTGATGAGttaccactgtctcccagaatctctaggccaaacacccactcccccACCTAAAGTTTATGTAAAGATTTTTCAGAAGTGTATGTTTATGTACTTGGTAGTAGCTATCAAATACCTACTTTGTGCCAGGCACAATTTGAGTCACTGATGATAACAGTATTCAATAAAAAGTTACAGTTTTCATGGTgcttacattttaataaaatacaaataatagataaaatattttcagataactTGGAACAAATAtttggttaagttgctgctttggatgcctgcatcctgtatcataCTGTGTAGGTTCAAGGCATGGACcaactccccattccagcttcctgttaatgagtaccctgggagacagcaggtgatggcccaagtggttggatccctgccaccaatataggggacttagattgagttctgggctcctggctttgatctggttcagctccagctgttgtgagcatttggggagtactgtctgtctgcctttcaaataaataaaaattgtttttaaacaaatttaagaaGATAAAATGTGATAAGTGTgataggcaagaaaaaaatcgaGTAATATGAAGAGAGCAGAGCCACTTTAGATTGGCTTTTAAAAGGCTTCtggggggtcagcactgtggtgtagtgggtaaagccgccacctgcagtgcaggcatcccatatgggtgctggttacagtcccagctgctccacttccaatccagctctctgctatggccatgaaaagcagtagaagatggcccaagtgtttggacccctgcacccacatgggagacctggaagaagctcctggctcctggcttgggattggcccagccccagttgtgaccatttggggattgaaccagtgcatggaagacctctctctctgcctctgcctccctgtaactctgccttttcaaataaattaaataaatctttttttttaaaggcttctgGGACCAAATGGCAGTCAGCCACATAGTGATCTAATATGGTAGCTACTAGCCATGTTGATAGATATTTCAACAGATCGGTGCTACTGCAAATAAaactagtatttttttctttttaagtacagTGGTAAGCCATCAAGGGGGATATAAGAGTTTACTgatctgatttaattttttttttttttttttttttttggacaggcagagtggacagtgagagagacagacagagagaaaggtcttcctttgccgttggttcaccctccaatggccgctgcagccggcgcgctgcactgatccgatggcaggagccaggtacctatcctggtctcccatggggtgcagggcccaagcacttgggccatccttccctgtactccctggacacagcagagagctggcctggaagaggggcaaccgggacagaatccgacgccccgaccgggactagaacccggtgttccggcaccgcaaggcggaggattagcctagtgagctgcggcttaAATTTTAAGTGAATGAGTGGCTAGTATGTGAATAATGAGTTGTATGTGAGAAAATAGAATTAGCCTGTTTTATTTACCATTGTATTTATACATCTCTCAAATAATACTTTACTGAAATAAACTATAGTTTATGTTCCCAGATAGGGTTTCAAGATCATTTGCCAGATCTGAATGTTTCTGTTTGAATATGACTGAATAAATTCTCTCCAGTGTATGTGCttccatgtatttgtgtgtggCATACATGTGATTGTATTTGCCTGCCATTGAAGATAGTCATGCTAATAATATTGAACGTTGTTTGAGTTCACCCTGAGTCACACACTACCAAGTAATTTACACGCAGTGTCTCCTGGAATTGACAGCACTCCTGTAAAATAGTTTGTGTCCATAAGAAATGGAGGTTCTGAGACATAATTTGCCTAAGGCTACATGACCTGTTAGTGAAGATTGAGTTTGAGTCCGAATTCTGCCCTTTCCTTTTTACCATAAACATCTTGGAccaaactttattttaattattatttttttaaaagattgatttatttgaaaggcagaatgacagagaagaatggttctatttgctggttcacttcccaaatggccacaacctccAGGCTGGACcatgttgaaaccaggagccaggaactccatacaggtgtgccatgtgggtcacagggatccaagtacttgaatcatcatttactccctcccaggcatattagcaggaagatggataagaagcagagcagggctgatgccatggcatagtgggcaaggccgcagctgcagtgctggcatactactatatgggccctggtttgagtcccagctgcttcacttccaatccagctccctgctagtggcctgggaaaacaccaaaggatggcccaagtgctcgggcccctgtacccccatgggagaaccagaagaagctcctggctcctggcttcagattggcccagctccggcagtcgcaaccctttggggagtgaaccagtgggtggaagatctcgttctctctctggttccctctctctgtaactctgcctttcaaataactaaataaatctttaaaaaaaaaaaaaaaaaaaaagcagcagagcagccaggactcaaaccaagcacttccatgtgggataccaacATGGCAAACGGTGACTTAgtctgctactccacagtgctagCTCTGGACCAGGACTTAAGAGAGTTCAGACATTTCCCAAATAAATACTGAAAACCTATGAAACTGAGAAAAATTCAAGAATGAAAAATTCTGCTCGGTAGAATGCATTTGTTCAAGTGT
The window above is part of the Oryctolagus cuniculus chromosome 11, mOryCun1.1, whole genome shotgun sequence genome. Proteins encoded here:
- the DNAJB7 gene encoding dnaJ homolog subfamily B member 7, giving the protein MMDYYEVLGVQRYASPEDIKKAYHKVALKWHPDKNPENKEEAERKFKEVAEAYEVLSNDEKRDIYDKYGKEGLNSEDRSHFDDECEHSFTFHKPDDVFKEIFGKRDPFSFHFFEDSFEELLKVPRSSYGSRSTGAEPFFSTPSEWPAWESFSSYDRGYSSYSSLGQEGPTSFSSLAFDDNGMDNHICVTTSGQIAHDRNMGINTKLIESDQEREVEDYGELNPFLANGVVDIEGFAEHSWRRASFNHYSPNCYCPTHMCQYTFVDNDKQGIPWVTSYWDPSVFSPGVKEGGKKKKKKHKEVKKSTKKNH